The following are from one region of the Anguilla rostrata isolate EN2019 chromosome 7, ASM1855537v3, whole genome shotgun sequence genome:
- the LOC135259881 gene encoding periphilin-1-like isoform X2: MPYNRVVNMAERRGDFNRPEEAYHRDFDYDGPRYYPNGGPRNYHGDDHRGYHENAHFGNVRRNAPPSRREEGYHYYRGSRDDSQGGRQMEFRANSRAGPPPNVRAQGFCPAPRSLSNVVPEVADDTLMQAILNLERGEDRDHFRRKSSFPPQRDRSPPKRDVPHSPHSRSGSSVSSRSYSPEKSKSYSFQKLQKSNKERAPSQPVTASRDGSPQSSVSTSKASVDKASRPLEPPLPDPLREKVEETQERPSDVPETLAQFEEISGLDAEQEDLLPVKDEAAKAKENLQERRSKAIAAKAREIEQVFRQDCETFGMVVKMLVAKDPSLESQLQTPLRENLGEIQQRCLEDLRHFISELDEVLQPEASG, encoded by the exons atgCCCTACAACAGAGTGGTGAATATGGCTGAGAGGAGGGGAGACTTCAACAGACCCGAGGAAGCCTACCACAGAGATTTTGACTACGACGGCCCGCGGTACTACCCAAACGGAGGCCCCCGCAATTACCACGGAGACGACCACAGAGGGTACCACGAGAACGCTCACTTTGGGAACGTGCGCAGgaacgcccccccctcccgaagG GAGGAGGGGTACCACTATTACAGGGGATCCAGGGACGATTCCCAGGGGGGGCGACAGATGGAGTTCAG AGCCAACAGCAGAGCGGGCCCCCCACCCAACGTTAGAGCTCAGGGCTTCTGTCCCGCCCCCAGGAGCTTGTCCAACGTAGTCCCCGAAGTCGCTGATGACACGCTAATGCAGGCCATTCTGAACTTGGAGCGAGG GGAGGACCGGGATCACTTCCGGAGGAAGAGCTCCTTCCCCCCGCAGCGGGACAGGTCCCCCCCCAAGCGGGACGTCCCGCACTCGCCGCACAGCCGCTCCGGGTCCAGCGTGAGCAGTCGCAGCTACTCTCCCGAAAAGAGCAAGAGCTACTCCTTCCAGAAGCTGCAGAAGAGCA aTAAAGAAAGGGCTCCCAGTCAGCCTGTGACTGCCTCCAGAGATGGGTCTCCTCagagctctgtctccacctcaaAG gcgAGCGTGGACAAGGCCAGCAGGCCCCTGGAGCCCCCCCTGCCAGACCCTCTGAGGGAGAAGGTCGAGGAGACGCAGGAGAGACCCAGCGACGTGCCCGAGACGCTTGCGCAGTTT gaggAGATCTCGGGCTTGGATGCGGAGCAGGAGGACCTCCTGCCTGTCAAAGACGAGGCCGCCAAGGCCAAGGAGAACCTCCAGGAGCGGCGGTCCAAGGCCATCGCCGCCAAGGCCCGGGAGATCGAGCAG GTGTTCAGGCAGGACTGCGAGACGTTCGGGATGGTGGTGAAGATGCTGGTGGCCAAGGACCCCAGCCTGGAGAGCCAGCTGCAGACCCCCCTGAGGGAGAACCTGGGGGAGATCCAGCAGCGCTGCCTGGAGGACCTGCGCCACTTCATCTCCGAGCTGGACGAGGTCCTCCAACCGGAGGCCTCCGGATGA
- the LOC135259881 gene encoding periphilin-1-like isoform X3, giving the protein MAYRRDRSTIRAAYDEHFHPEREMPYNRVVNMAERRGDFNRPEEAYHRDFDYDGPRYYPNGGPRNYHGDDHRGYHENAHFGNVRRNAPPSRREEGYHYYRGSRDDSQGGRQMEFREDRDHFRRKSSFPPQRDRSPPKRDVPHSPHSRSGSSVSSRSYSPEKSKSYSFQKLQKSNKERAPSQPVTASRDGSPQSSVSTSKASVDKASRPLEPPLPDPLREKVEETQERPSDVPETLAQFEEISGLDAEQEDLLPVKDEAAKAKENLQERRSKAIAAKAREIEQVFRQDCETFGMVVKMLVAKDPSLESQLQTPLRENLGEIQQRCLEDLRHFISELDEVLQPEASG; this is encoded by the exons TGGCGTACAGAAGAGACAGGAGCACTATCCGAGCAGCTTACGATGAGCATTTCCATCCAGAAAGGGAG atgCCCTACAACAGAGTGGTGAATATGGCTGAGAGGAGGGGAGACTTCAACAGACCCGAGGAAGCCTACCACAGAGATTTTGACTACGACGGCCCGCGGTACTACCCAAACGGAGGCCCCCGCAATTACCACGGAGACGACCACAGAGGGTACCACGAGAACGCTCACTTTGGGAACGTGCGCAGgaacgcccccccctcccgaagG GAGGAGGGGTACCACTATTACAGGGGATCCAGGGACGATTCCCAGGGGGGGCGACAGATGGAGTTCAG GGAGGACCGGGATCACTTCCGGAGGAAGAGCTCCTTCCCCCCGCAGCGGGACAGGTCCCCCCCCAAGCGGGACGTCCCGCACTCGCCGCACAGCCGCTCCGGGTCCAGCGTGAGCAGTCGCAGCTACTCTCCCGAAAAGAGCAAGAGCTACTCCTTCCAGAAGCTGCAGAAGAGCA aTAAAGAAAGGGCTCCCAGTCAGCCTGTGACTGCCTCCAGAGATGGGTCTCCTCagagctctgtctccacctcaaAG gcgAGCGTGGACAAGGCCAGCAGGCCCCTGGAGCCCCCCCTGCCAGACCCTCTGAGGGAGAAGGTCGAGGAGACGCAGGAGAGACCCAGCGACGTGCCCGAGACGCTTGCGCAGTTT gaggAGATCTCGGGCTTGGATGCGGAGCAGGAGGACCTCCTGCCTGTCAAAGACGAGGCCGCCAAGGCCAAGGAGAACCTCCAGGAGCGGCGGTCCAAGGCCATCGCCGCCAAGGCCCGGGAGATCGAGCAG GTGTTCAGGCAGGACTGCGAGACGTTCGGGATGGTGGTGAAGATGCTGGTGGCCAAGGACCCCAGCCTGGAGAGCCAGCTGCAGACCCCCCTGAGGGAGAACCTGGGGGAGATCCAGCAGCGCTGCCTGGAGGACCTGCGCCACTTCATCTCCGAGCTGGACGAGGTCCTCCAACCGGAGGCCTCCGGATGA
- the LOC135259881 gene encoding periphilin-1-like isoform X1 — protein sequence MAYRRDRSTIRAAYDEHFHPEREMPYNRVVNMAERRGDFNRPEEAYHRDFDYDGPRYYPNGGPRNYHGDDHRGYHENAHFGNVRRNAPPSRREEGYHYYRGSRDDSQGGRQMEFRANSRAGPPPNVRAQGFCPAPRSLSNVVPEVADDTLMQAILNLERGEDRDHFRRKSSFPPQRDRSPPKRDVPHSPHSRSGSSVSSRSYSPEKSKSYSFQKLQKSNKERAPSQPVTASRDGSPQSSVSTSKASVDKASRPLEPPLPDPLREKVEETQERPSDVPETLAQFEEISGLDAEQEDLLPVKDEAAKAKENLQERRSKAIAAKAREIEQVFRQDCETFGMVVKMLVAKDPSLESQLQTPLRENLGEIQQRCLEDLRHFISELDEVLQPEASG from the exons TGGCGTACAGAAGAGACAGGAGCACTATCCGAGCAGCTTACGATGAGCATTTCCATCCAGAAAGGGAG atgCCCTACAACAGAGTGGTGAATATGGCTGAGAGGAGGGGAGACTTCAACAGACCCGAGGAAGCCTACCACAGAGATTTTGACTACGACGGCCCGCGGTACTACCCAAACGGAGGCCCCCGCAATTACCACGGAGACGACCACAGAGGGTACCACGAGAACGCTCACTTTGGGAACGTGCGCAGgaacgcccccccctcccgaagG GAGGAGGGGTACCACTATTACAGGGGATCCAGGGACGATTCCCAGGGGGGGCGACAGATGGAGTTCAG AGCCAACAGCAGAGCGGGCCCCCCACCCAACGTTAGAGCTCAGGGCTTCTGTCCCGCCCCCAGGAGCTTGTCCAACGTAGTCCCCGAAGTCGCTGATGACACGCTAATGCAGGCCATTCTGAACTTGGAGCGAGG GGAGGACCGGGATCACTTCCGGAGGAAGAGCTCCTTCCCCCCGCAGCGGGACAGGTCCCCCCCCAAGCGGGACGTCCCGCACTCGCCGCACAGCCGCTCCGGGTCCAGCGTGAGCAGTCGCAGCTACTCTCCCGAAAAGAGCAAGAGCTACTCCTTCCAGAAGCTGCAGAAGAGCA aTAAAGAAAGGGCTCCCAGTCAGCCTGTGACTGCCTCCAGAGATGGGTCTCCTCagagctctgtctccacctcaaAG gcgAGCGTGGACAAGGCCAGCAGGCCCCTGGAGCCCCCCCTGCCAGACCCTCTGAGGGAGAAGGTCGAGGAGACGCAGGAGAGACCCAGCGACGTGCCCGAGACGCTTGCGCAGTTT gaggAGATCTCGGGCTTGGATGCGGAGCAGGAGGACCTCCTGCCTGTCAAAGACGAGGCCGCCAAGGCCAAGGAGAACCTCCAGGAGCGGCGGTCCAAGGCCATCGCCGCCAAGGCCCGGGAGATCGAGCAG GTGTTCAGGCAGGACTGCGAGACGTTCGGGATGGTGGTGAAGATGCTGGTGGCCAAGGACCCCAGCCTGGAGAGCCAGCTGCAGACCCCCCTGAGGGAGAACCTGGGGGAGATCCAGCAGCGCTGCCTGGAGGACCTGCGCCACTTCATCTCCGAGCTGGACGAGGTCCTCCAACCGGAGGCCTCCGGATGA